In one Aeromicrobium wangtongii genomic region, the following are encoded:
- a CDS encoding acyl-CoA dehydrogenase family protein produces the protein MTLKPYVDLRLDLSEAGVERCARQGDHTDLEASFTRWMVQHADELRPYLEPGPVDVVEANDLHAGLIRLLDRDGWMRVGWPEEVGGTGGDIVQRATIYDLLGRGGVAIPERLYPLEILGPTLLSFAPDMAKEMLPAYLAGDEFWCQGFSEPEAGSDLASLRCRAEEVSDGFIVRGQKIWTSNAQLSTRCMLLARTGEPDSRHQGLTMFMVDLDSPGVEIRTIRAATGEDQLCEVFFDHVHVPSDRVIGEVNGGWAVTMYLLQFERSMYAWMRQAVLHERVHHILEQLPADRVAPFDRIGELYLAVSSLRTRSLRTVERLASGDFLGPEVSVDKLLLSTAEQLACDVAREALFPLLETGEGEWADYWRSSWYFSRAASILGGTSEIQKGIVAQRLLGMPREEPRGR, from the coding sequence GTGACCCTCAAGCCATACGTTGACCTCCGCCTCGACCTTAGTGAGGCGGGCGTGGAGCGTTGTGCCCGTCAGGGTGACCATACTGATCTCGAGGCTAGCTTCACGCGCTGGATGGTCCAACATGCCGATGAGCTGCGTCCGTATCTGGAGCCTGGCCCCGTCGACGTCGTCGAGGCGAACGATCTGCATGCGGGCTTGATTCGACTGCTTGATCGTGACGGCTGGATGCGGGTGGGCTGGCCTGAGGAGGTCGGCGGTACCGGGGGTGACATCGTCCAGCGAGCGACGATTTACGACCTTCTCGGCCGCGGCGGGGTCGCGATCCCAGAGCGCCTCTACCCTTTGGAGATCCTCGGACCAACTCTGCTTTCATTCGCTCCCGACATGGCCAAGGAGATGCTGCCTGCGTACCTTGCAGGTGACGAGTTCTGGTGCCAGGGATTCTCCGAGCCCGAGGCGGGCAGCGATCTTGCGTCACTGCGGTGTCGGGCGGAGGAAGTGAGCGACGGCTTCATCGTGCGTGGTCAGAAGATCTGGACGAGCAATGCGCAACTGTCGACGCGGTGCATGCTTCTTGCCCGAACGGGTGAGCCGGATAGCCGCCATCAGGGACTGACAATGTTCATGGTCGACCTCGACTCGCCAGGAGTGGAGATCCGAACAATTCGAGCTGCCACCGGCGAGGACCAGCTATGCGAGGTGTTTTTCGACCACGTGCATGTCCCGTCCGACAGGGTCATAGGCGAGGTCAACGGCGGCTGGGCTGTGACGATGTATCTGCTGCAATTCGAGCGGAGCATGTACGCGTGGATGCGTCAGGCAGTGCTGCACGAGAGGGTCCACCACATCCTTGAACAGCTGCCCGCCGACCGAGTCGCTCCGTTCGACCGGATCGGTGAACTGTACCTGGCCGTTTCATCGCTGCGCACTCGTTCGTTGAGGACCGTCGAGCGGCTTGCCAGCGGTGACTTTCTCGGCCCGGAGGTTTCGGTCGACAAGCTGCTTCTGTCGACGGCAGAGCAGCTGGCTTGCGACGTTGCCCGTGAAGCTTTGTTCCCGCTGCTCGAGACAGGTGAAGGCGAATGGGCCGACTACTGGAGGTCGTCGTGGTATTTCTCGCGGGCCGCCTCGATTTTGGGCGGAACAAGCGAGATTCAAAAAGGAATCGTCGCCCAGCGCCTGCTGGGTATGCCAAGGGAGGAACCACGTGGACGCTGA
- a CDS encoding acyl-CoA dehydrogenase family protein produces MDAELAKDVKSALEASLAEVAAGQDVVDILPSLGWSEIQTLDRPGADRLLFDVLGRKLAGVRALDELIVHRVFRAGALELPEGARVVLPHPDPRLGHHGVLASSWDGSGVVAVPNVTADAGTEWWIGDAANAKAVAFGGWDDSLGWSLVDVAAFGSSDGVRVGGTRAQDAWETTLTAGRTAFAQMLASICSSMIQIAAEHVAQREQFGRSIGSYQAVQHSLALAHVATEAAQRGVDVAWVEQTAWSAQVAKALAGRAHDTVSRVTQQITGGMGMSWEFPLHHYVRRGAVFNAMLGTAAAQTSDLGRSLVIGRPS; encoded by the coding sequence GTGGACGCTGAGCTTGCAAAGGATGTGAAATCGGCCCTGGAGGCTTCCCTGGCGGAGGTAGCGGCGGGGCAGGACGTGGTCGATATTCTCCCCAGCCTCGGATGGTCAGAGATCCAAACCCTCGACCGCCCGGGTGCGGATCGTCTGTTGTTCGACGTCCTTGGGCGCAAATTGGCCGGTGTCAGGGCGCTCGATGAGCTCATTGTCCACCGCGTTTTCCGTGCGGGCGCTCTCGAGCTCCCGGAGGGCGCGCGTGTCGTGCTGCCACACCCTGATCCGCGCCTTGGTCACCACGGGGTGCTGGCTAGCTCGTGGGACGGTTCGGGCGTGGTGGCCGTGCCTAACGTGACTGCAGATGCGGGGACCGAGTGGTGGATTGGTGACGCCGCCAACGCCAAGGCCGTGGCGTTCGGAGGCTGGGACGACTCGCTCGGTTGGTCATTGGTCGACGTCGCGGCCTTCGGATCGTCCGATGGGGTACGAGTGGGTGGTACTCGCGCGCAGGATGCGTGGGAGACAACGCTGACCGCCGGCCGTACGGCCTTCGCCCAGATGCTGGCGTCGATATGCTCATCCATGATTCAGATCGCTGCCGAGCACGTCGCCCAGCGAGAGCAGTTCGGGCGTTCCATTGGGTCGTACCAAGCTGTGCAGCATTCGCTCGCTCTTGCGCACGTGGCGACAGAAGCTGCGCAGCGCGGCGTTGATGTGGCTTGGGTTGAGCAGACAGCGTGGTCCGCCCAAGTGGCCAAGGCGCTGGCTGGTCGGGCGCACGACACCGTCTCCCGTGTGACGCAGCAAATCACCGGCGGGATGGGAATGTCGTGGGAATTCCCCTTGCATCACTATGTCCGACGAGGTGCGGTGTTTAACGCGATGCTCGGCACCGCTGCTGCTCAAACGTCAGATCTTGGACGCTCGCTGGTCATCGGGAGGCCATCATGA
- a CDS encoding SDR family NAD(P)-dependent oxidoreductase, with product MSIIYEEYVRDFRGLGFLDNDVAVVTGGSSGIGRAAALSLARSGLHVAILDIDEAGAMQTRADIELMGGAASVIRIDVSDVDSIKAAFREVNELGPCKYLFNNAGPASQSDAPIMESVDVAIGSMVNVAEEWISTCRSTAESVVFTSSVVGNWLAGSGLVQSFYPIAKAGIAWYGKHLAVREAGTLRSNVVAPSFTLTPRTEPWLSMPGYQAQIQRNPMKRPALPHEIANVACFLLSPAASFVNGTITPVDGGLVIAS from the coding sequence ATGAGCATCATCTACGAAGAGTATGTGCGCGACTTCCGTGGACTGGGATTCCTCGATAACGACGTCGCCGTCGTCACGGGAGGTAGCAGCGGCATTGGACGGGCCGCAGCTCTGAGCCTGGCCCGGTCCGGGCTGCACGTGGCGATCCTAGACATTGACGAGGCCGGCGCGATGCAGACCAGAGCCGATATCGAGTTGATGGGCGGCGCCGCATCGGTCATCCGCATCGATGTCAGTGACGTCGACTCGATCAAGGCGGCGTTCCGTGAAGTCAACGAGCTCGGCCCGTGCAAGTACCTGTTCAACAATGCCGGCCCCGCCAGCCAGAGCGACGCGCCGATCATGGAGAGCGTTGACGTCGCAATCGGTTCGATGGTCAACGTGGCCGAGGAGTGGATCTCCACCTGCCGCTCGACGGCCGAGAGCGTGGTCTTCACATCCTCCGTGGTCGGCAACTGGTTGGCCGGTAGCGGCCTTGTGCAGAGCTTCTACCCCATCGCGAAGGCAGGGATCGCCTGGTACGGCAAGCACCTTGCGGTCCGCGAGGCCGGCACCTTGCGATCGAACGTGGTTGCGCCATCATTCACGTTGACCCCCCGCACCGAGCCGTGGCTGTCGATGCCGGGCTATCAAGCGCAGATTCAGCGCAACCCCATGAAGCGGCCGGCGCTGCCCCACGAGATTGCGAACGTCGCGTGCTTCCTGCTTTCGCCCGCGGCATCCTTCGTCAACGGGACGATCACTCCTGTGGACGGTGGCTTGGTGATCGCGTCGTGA
- a CDS encoding AMP-binding protein has product MVALTATALNPLTDHYAQTGAIGSTLVWELLRDLAETNPNDLAIVDGDVRLTFAEYWYRVESLAVSLTSLGVGPGTCVVYQLPNWWEHLVAHLAIVRAGSVAVPVVTMFREHELRHIFAELEPSCVIVAGQASDISPAAVARRSLADAGHDCPLVVVRPLEVDGLDFADLLAAAPDPSVIAPPASPSDVCAVIYTSGSTGSPKGVLHTHQTLLCDAKSRIDDFGITSADVIFMPSSLAHIAGLSYGAHLPLLAALPTIVVDRWSPVDAVELIERHQATIMNGAPLMLRGLTEEYGRSGQKSRLRVFACGGADVSEQLVHDAARVLGSFVTRAYGCSEIPTLTWGGLKDDPARVASTDGRAIGAVELRVVSDDGSILGVDEVGECEAIGPERCVGYVDPDLNSELFTADGWVRTGDLVSIDADGYLTVRGRKKDIIVRAGENISAREIELLLLDHPDVEDTAVVPIPDERLGEKACAFVVLGEGRRLELDDVKQYFAAQGVAKIKWPESLRVVGALPRTGFGKVDKPQLRSMLAKENADR; this is encoded by the coding sequence ATGGTTGCGCTTACTGCGACGGCACTCAATCCGCTGACCGATCACTATGCGCAGACCGGCGCGATTGGCAGCACTCTGGTCTGGGAATTGCTGCGCGATCTCGCTGAGACCAACCCCAATGATCTGGCGATTGTCGATGGTGATGTCCGCCTTACCTTCGCGGAGTACTGGTATCGCGTTGAGTCGCTTGCTGTCTCGTTGACGTCGTTGGGTGTTGGCCCGGGCACGTGCGTTGTCTACCAGCTACCCAATTGGTGGGAGCACCTGGTGGCCCATCTGGCCATCGTGCGTGCAGGCTCGGTGGCGGTCCCTGTCGTGACTATGTTCCGCGAGCACGAACTGCGGCACATCTTCGCCGAACTTGAACCGTCATGCGTCATCGTGGCAGGGCAGGCGAGTGACATCTCCCCGGCTGCCGTCGCACGGCGTTCGTTGGCCGACGCCGGACACGACTGTCCCTTGGTGGTGGTACGACCGCTTGAGGTTGACGGACTCGACTTCGCTGACCTGCTGGCCGCGGCGCCGGATCCATCCGTGATCGCTCCGCCTGCGTCGCCCTCGGATGTGTGCGCGGTCATCTACACCTCGGGCTCGACAGGGTCACCCAAGGGGGTACTCCACACCCATCAAACGCTGCTGTGCGACGCAAAGTCACGGATTGATGACTTCGGCATTACGAGCGCCGACGTCATTTTCATGCCCTCGTCTTTGGCGCACATCGCCGGACTGTCCTACGGGGCGCACCTGCCGCTCCTGGCAGCGCTGCCGACCATCGTTGTCGATCGCTGGTCGCCAGTCGACGCAGTAGAACTGATCGAGCGTCACCAGGCGACGATCATGAATGGCGCACCCCTGATGCTCAGGGGCTTGACCGAGGAATACGGCCGATCCGGGCAGAAAAGCCGTCTGCGGGTGTTCGCCTGCGGAGGCGCTGACGTCTCCGAGCAGTTGGTTCATGACGCCGCGAGAGTGCTCGGGAGCTTTGTGACGCGCGCCTACGGCTGTAGCGAAATTCCGACTTTGACCTGGGGAGGTCTGAAAGACGATCCCGCGCGGGTAGCCAGCACGGATGGTCGCGCGATCGGCGCGGTCGAGCTTCGTGTGGTGTCGGACGACGGCTCTATCCTCGGCGTCGACGAGGTAGGCGAATGCGAAGCCATCGGACCGGAGCGGTGCGTGGGCTACGTGGACCCGGACCTCAATTCGGAGTTGTTCACGGCCGACGGGTGGGTCCGGACCGGCGACCTGGTATCGATCGACGCTGACGGCTACTTGACCGTCCGCGGTCGTAAGAAGGACATCATCGTGCGCGCGGGGGAGAACATCAGCGCTCGGGAAATCGAGCTGTTGCTGCTTGACCACCCGGATGTCGAGGACACAGCGGTCGTACCCATCCCAGATGAGCGTCTTGGTGAGAAGGCCTGTGCGTTCGTCGTGTTGGGGGAGGGGCGGCGCCTCGAACTGGACGATGTGAAGCAGTACTTTGCGGCGCAGGGGGTGGCCAAGATCAAGTGGCCCGAGTCGCTGCGTGTCGTCGGCGCGCTCCCACGCACTGGGTTCGGCAAGGTCGACAAGCCCCAGCTGCGAAGCATGCTGGCGAAGGAGAATGCGGACCGATGA
- a CDS encoding SDR family NAD(P)-dependent oxidoreductase, which translates to MNLRGKAVVVTGAGQGIGKAYARAILDEGGSVVANDIDDDLLAQLAEEWAVDSDRLVTHRADITDWTAAEGLIAASTASFGRLDGLVNNAGVYDVRRADENDAAVIRLQVDVNVLGTMYCGIHAMRSMLKQQGGSIINTTSGAMVGLPLRGIYSATKAAVAALTWSWAQDLQGTNVRVNAISPLARTRQLDVAAAYLQVDHDQLMRNIPPEANAPIITYLLSDAADDIRGQIVRISDDLLTLIHKPDVVRPGVHLPASTIEAVGEAFDEELRHHLEPVGAPNWSPVGGQTTVTAKATAR; encoded by the coding sequence ATGAATCTCCGAGGCAAAGCTGTCGTGGTGACGGGTGCGGGGCAGGGCATCGGCAAGGCTTACGCCCGGGCGATCCTTGATGAGGGCGGGTCCGTTGTGGCGAACGACATCGATGATGATCTGCTTGCGCAGCTGGCTGAGGAGTGGGCCGTCGATTCCGACCGACTGGTCACCCACCGCGCGGATATCACAGACTGGACCGCTGCGGAAGGCCTCATCGCTGCATCGACGGCGTCATTCGGGCGGCTCGACGGCCTCGTCAACAACGCCGGTGTCTACGATGTGCGTCGCGCCGACGAGAACGACGCGGCAGTGATCCGTCTGCAGGTCGATGTCAACGTGCTTGGCACGATGTACTGCGGCATTCACGCGATGCGCTCCATGCTCAAGCAGCAGGGCGGGTCCATCATCAACACGACGTCAGGAGCGATGGTCGGGCTACCGCTGCGAGGCATCTACAGTGCGACCAAAGCGGCAGTGGCGGCATTGACGTGGTCGTGGGCACAGGATTTGCAAGGCACCAATGTTCGGGTGAATGCTATTTCCCCCTTGGCTAGGACGCGCCAACTGGACGTCGCGGCCGCCTATCTTCAAGTGGATCACGATCAACTGATGCGCAATATCCCCCCAGAGGCGAACGCGCCGATCATCACCTACCTGCTTTCGGACGCCGCCGATGACATCCGCGGTCAGATTGTCCGCATTAGCGATGATCTGCTCACGCTGATCCACAAACCTGACGTGGTGCGACCCGGAGTCCACCTCCCTGCGAGCACGATTGAGGCAGTGGGGGAGGCGTTCGACGAAGAACTGCGCCATCATCTGGAGCCCGTGGGCGCTCCGAACTGGTCCCCGGTCGGCGGGCAAACGACTGTCACGGCGAAGGCGACGGCGCGGTGA
- a CDS encoding enoyl-CoA hydratase-related protein encodes MNDTPVVSTIVEGGVATVTFSRPPVNAVDRAAYGAIRDAFREFTDRTDVKVVIFTATGDRAFMAGADVKEQHRLAVEGPGSLPVSDRLDRGRLVRDSLWSLRDCPVPVIVAMNGPAIGAGLAYVAMADIVVAAEGTTLAATEIDVGMLGATAHMSRLVGPFRTRELFYTASHVSVDELAARGTVSRVVPRQQLLAAANEIAAEIAQKSPLAIRLAKESMNRTEGLALEDAYRLEQDYTNRLRQFEDSAEAQRAFVEKTEPDWKWI; translated from the coding sequence ATGAATGACACACCAGTTGTCAGCACCATCGTTGAGGGGGGCGTCGCGACAGTCACGTTCTCGAGGCCTCCGGTTAATGCCGTTGATCGCGCGGCATACGGTGCGATCCGTGACGCATTTCGTGAATTCACCGATCGCACCGACGTCAAAGTCGTAATCTTCACAGCCACCGGCGACCGTGCGTTCATGGCTGGCGCCGACGTGAAAGAGCAGCACCGGCTCGCGGTTGAGGGTCCTGGTTCGCTGCCCGTGAGTGATCGCCTCGATCGCGGGCGACTTGTCCGCGACTCGCTCTGGTCGCTGCGGGATTGCCCCGTACCGGTGATCGTGGCCATGAATGGTCCCGCGATCGGCGCGGGCCTCGCCTACGTGGCGATGGCCGACATCGTTGTCGCTGCAGAGGGGACGACACTAGCTGCCACAGAGATTGACGTCGGGATGCTGGGGGCCACAGCACATATGAGCCGGCTCGTTGGTCCGTTCCGGACGCGGGAACTGTTTTACACGGCGAGCCATGTTTCGGTGGACGAACTAGCCGCGCGTGGCACCGTGAGCCGCGTCGTCCCGCGTCAGCAGCTGCTCGCGGCAGCCAACGAGATCGCCGCCGAGATCGCACAGAAAAGCCCACTGGCCATCCGGCTGGCCAAGGAGTCGATGAATCGTACGGAAGGCCTCGCTTTGGAGGACGCCTACCGGCTTGAACAGGATTACACGAACCGGCTCCGCCAGTTCGAGGATTCGGCCGAAGCGCAGCGCGCTTTCGTCGAAAAGACCGAACCAGACTGGAAGTGGATCTAA
- a CDS encoding acyl-CoA dehydrogenase family protein has translation MSETGWRHANDLLDDLFPLRESAAATALRGEFRAWLKANLTGRFTPLIGRGGAWDEENFSLNVEWERHLAAEGWACITWPKEFGGRSAGAAELFAYRDEYFRAGAPERVNFLAEDLVGPTLMKHGTPEQIDRFLPPMQRAEEMWCQGYSEPDAGSDLANIRTRARLQGDTWVIDGQKTWTSLAARSDWCFALVRTEQGSARRAGLSYLLIPMDQPGIEVRPIRQMTGSAEFAEVFFDGAVTSAENVVGAVGEGWSVAMATLGFERDWFMSRYFRFARDLAVTVDYVRNTLGDPRAFEERIVRSFTELAAFRAIGLQTLAAHEAGESTSPLTSLTKLFGSSWHRDLGELSFSVLGAAGAQTHDQNTVEHALQRTFLYSRAEPIFAGTNEIQRNIIARRMLELPSSTAGSRS, from the coding sequence GTGAGTGAGACGGGGTGGCGTCACGCCAACGACTTGCTGGATGACCTTTTCCCTTTGAGGGAGAGTGCAGCCGCCACTGCTCTCCGGGGTGAGTTCAGGGCCTGGCTGAAGGCCAATCTCACCGGTCGGTTTACCCCACTGATAGGCCGGGGCGGTGCGTGGGATGAGGAGAATTTCTCGCTGAATGTCGAGTGGGAGCGTCATCTCGCAGCCGAGGGGTGGGCTTGCATTACCTGGCCCAAGGAATTTGGGGGGCGCTCGGCCGGAGCGGCCGAGCTGTTCGCGTATCGCGACGAGTACTTCCGAGCGGGCGCTCCGGAGCGGGTGAACTTCCTGGCGGAGGACCTCGTGGGCCCTACCCTCATGAAGCACGGCACGCCCGAGCAGATCGACCGATTCCTGCCGCCAATGCAGCGGGCGGAGGAGATGTGGTGTCAGGGGTACTCCGAGCCGGATGCTGGTTCGGACCTCGCGAACATCCGGACCCGCGCACGCCTCCAGGGCGATACATGGGTCATCGACGGCCAAAAGACATGGACGAGCCTTGCCGCCAGAAGTGACTGGTGCTTCGCGCTGGTTCGCACTGAGCAGGGTTCCGCGCGGCGCGCGGGGTTGTCGTACCTGCTGATCCCCATGGATCAGCCTGGCATCGAGGTGAGGCCCATTCGGCAAATGACCGGCTCCGCCGAGTTTGCCGAGGTATTTTTCGACGGGGCGGTCACGTCGGCGGAGAATGTCGTGGGTGCTGTTGGCGAGGGCTGGTCGGTAGCGATGGCGACACTCGGGTTTGAGCGCGATTGGTTCATGAGCCGCTACTTTCGGTTCGCTCGAGATCTCGCGGTGACCGTGGACTACGTACGAAATACGCTCGGCGACCCGCGGGCCTTCGAGGAGCGGATTGTCCGGTCGTTTACCGAGCTCGCAGCCTTTAGAGCAATTGGCCTGCAGACCTTGGCTGCGCACGAAGCAGGGGAGTCAACGTCGCCGCTCACGTCGCTGACGAAGCTTTTCGGGAGCAGTTGGCACCGCGATCTAGGTGAACTGTCCTTCAGTGTCCTCGGTGCTGCTGGCGCGCAGACGCATGATCAGAACACCGTTGAGCACGCGCTTCAGCGCACATTCCTGTACAGCCGCGCGGAGCCCATCTTCGCGGGGACCAACGAGATCCAGCGCAATATCATCGCTCGGCGGATGCTCGAGCTGCCGTCCAGCACAGCGGGGAGCCGATCATGA
- a CDS encoding acyl-CoA dehydrogenase family protein: MTLTDEQYELQAITRDVLQPYAPGGGSWSAEGLSAEDSSAIWKLLTEQLGIGGLGTAERDGGVGGTLVDQLVVMEELGRALVHVPFLASSVVSAHVLQEGSNAFARELQVAISAGRVVATTLNPADTTVQTAGPEEAAVSGHLDMVLDADLADWILVPSGPDDPETLWAIDTRKRGVTIRARDGIDRGWSVQNVDLRGAAARRVRLSVSAHTALKDAVALRDLAAAAEAVGIAQGALSHTLMYVKQRRQFGQPIGSFQAVQHSCADMLVSVESSRVLIKEAAVAFPSSTGHRELLASTSATYAMDAAQAVCGAAIHLHGGIGFTWEHWAHRYFKRVAALRSMTTPRTRHHCRIVDALLGGAGS; this comes from the coding sequence ATGACGCTCACCGATGAACAGTATGAGTTGCAAGCAATCACCCGGGACGTTCTTCAGCCTTATGCGCCGGGTGGAGGATCCTGGTCGGCCGAAGGGTTGTCTGCTGAAGATTCGTCCGCCATCTGGAAGCTCCTCACTGAACAGTTGGGCATCGGGGGGCTCGGCACCGCTGAGCGCGACGGTGGCGTCGGCGGCACCCTCGTGGACCAGCTCGTCGTGATGGAGGAGCTCGGCAGAGCACTCGTCCACGTGCCCTTCCTCGCGTCATCGGTCGTCAGCGCCCACGTGCTTCAGGAGGGTTCGAACGCTTTCGCACGAGAGCTGCAGGTCGCGATCAGCGCGGGACGCGTCGTGGCTACGACCTTGAACCCCGCGGATACGACCGTGCAGACGGCCGGACCCGAAGAGGCAGCCGTGAGCGGCCACCTGGACATGGTTCTCGACGCGGATCTCGCCGATTGGATTCTCGTGCCGTCCGGCCCAGATGACCCGGAAACTCTCTGGGCCATCGATACGCGTAAGAGGGGCGTCACTATCCGCGCACGCGATGGCATCGACCGAGGCTGGTCTGTGCAGAACGTCGATCTTCGGGGCGCAGCAGCGCGAAGAGTCCGGCTTTCAGTCTCCGCGCACACAGCGCTGAAGGATGCGGTGGCCCTGCGCGACCTGGCAGCCGCGGCAGAGGCTGTAGGAATCGCACAGGGCGCACTGTCCCACACACTCATGTATGTCAAGCAACGCCGGCAGTTCGGCCAGCCGATCGGTTCGTTCCAGGCCGTGCAGCACTCCTGTGCGGACATGTTGGTGTCGGTTGAGTCCTCCCGCGTACTCATCAAGGAAGCCGCCGTCGCTTTTCCGAGTTCAACTGGGCACCGCGAACTGCTCGCATCGACGAGTGCGACGTATGCCATGGACGCTGCGCAGGCGGTGTGCGGTGCCGCGATTCACTTGCACGGAGGTATCGGCTTTACGTGGGAGCATTGGGCACACCGATACTTCAAGCGAGTCGCGGCACTTCGGTCGATGACGACCCCCCGGACGCGTCACCATTGCCGAATTGTCGATGCGCTACTCGGGGGAGCGGGATCATGA
- a CDS encoding enoyl-CoA hydratase/isomerase family protein, with translation MNDADASPVLFTKDDEGVAVLTLNRPDRLNAYTPELCAGIVTAVDTYLRDDALRALIITGAGRGFCAGGDIKGDTPEFLENRAMQLGEAKSLRQDMHAVCRAIAGVDKPIIAAINGVAISGGLTLALMCDVRLAGTSARLGDTSGRAGMIPDEGGAWAFPRAMGYDRAWLMVATQELLTAQDAVACGLVTRVVPDEALMDEAIALARRISQGAPIAQRMAKRLMRAGANQSLSDALDAAGIAAEIVIHTDDATEGKAAFREKRAPRFTGR, from the coding sequence ATGAATGACGCAGATGCGTCCCCCGTCCTGTTCACGAAGGACGACGAAGGTGTCGCCGTCCTGACGCTGAATCGGCCAGACCGGCTGAATGCGTACACCCCTGAGTTATGCGCCGGGATCGTGACCGCCGTTGATACCTACCTCCGTGACGATGCACTGCGGGCACTGATCATCACCGGCGCCGGTCGTGGCTTTTGCGCTGGTGGTGATATCAAAGGTGACACTCCTGAGTTCCTCGAGAATCGGGCCATGCAGCTTGGTGAGGCCAAGTCGCTCCGACAGGACATGCATGCCGTGTGTCGGGCTATCGCTGGCGTCGACAAGCCGATCATCGCTGCGATCAACGGTGTGGCGATCAGCGGCGGTCTCACGCTCGCGTTGATGTGCGACGTGCGACTGGCGGGGACGAGCGCGCGCCTTGGGGACACCTCTGGGCGAGCTGGAATGATTCCTGACGAGGGCGGCGCGTGGGCCTTCCCGCGCGCAATGGGCTATGACCGGGCCTGGCTGATGGTTGCGACACAGGAGCTGCTGACAGCTCAGGATGCTGTCGCGTGCGGCCTGGTCACTCGAGTTGTCCCCGATGAGGCGCTGATGGATGAGGCGATCGCTCTTGCCCGGCGTATCTCTCAAGGAGCCCCGATCGCTCAGCGCATGGCGAAGCGACTAATGAGAGCCGGAGCAAACCAGTCGTTGAGCGATGCACTTGATGCGGCTGGGATCGCTGCCGAGATCGTGATCCACACTGACGACGCCACCGAGGGAAAAGCCGCGTTCCGTGAGAAGCGCGCGCCGCGCTTCACCGGAAGGTGA
- a CDS encoding acyl-CoA thioesterase → MTETWSQVFPTVKVDDEFVASAPLRADGSPRSFGGHLTAIAVSAAGQRFASHLPHSVHGYYLRPVLSGSEIAGRLVVLGEGRQVSRCQVTLSVSGKLVYVAVVSLHAPQEIATSDSDQLVVPAVPSPSETEPLELFPTAATAAWFEQRPVSAEPMRIWVRSAQPLPADPWTSYAAIASMTDIGLVRAADPAAAQDVSDEHGQPEGVTLEHALWFHQRPDAASWNLLDATGIRSSDGRALAQGRLWSQDGTLSATFVQDVLARPAKSQTMKGAK, encoded by the coding sequence ATGACCGAGACGTGGTCGCAAGTCTTTCCGACGGTCAAGGTGGACGACGAGTTCGTGGCAAGCGCGCCGCTGCGCGCAGACGGAAGTCCACGAAGCTTCGGTGGCCATCTGACTGCGATCGCGGTCTCCGCTGCCGGACAACGATTCGCCTCTCACCTGCCCCACTCGGTGCACGGCTACTATCTGCGGCCCGTCTTGTCAGGAAGCGAGATCGCGGGACGGCTGGTTGTTCTCGGCGAGGGACGGCAAGTCTCACGGTGTCAGGTCACTCTGAGCGTTAGTGGAAAGCTCGTCTACGTGGCGGTAGTCTCCCTGCACGCACCACAAGAGATCGCTACGTCCGACTCCGATCAGCTCGTTGTGCCGGCGGTCCCGTCGCCGAGTGAAACTGAGCCGCTTGAGCTCTTTCCAACGGCGGCGACAGCGGCATGGTTCGAGCAGCGCCCGGTAAGCGCCGAACCGATGCGGATCTGGGTTCGATCGGCCCAGCCACTTCCTGCCGACCCGTGGACGTCATACGCCGCGATCGCGAGCATGACTGACATCGGCCTGGTTCGGGCTGCGGATCCGGCTGCTGCTCAGGATGTGAGCGATGAACACGGCCAGCCGGAGGGCGTGACCCTCGAGCACGCGCTCTGGTTCCACCAGAGGCCTGACGCCGCAAGTTGGAATCTACTCGACGCAACCGGCATCCGTAGCAGCGACGGCCGCGCCCTCGCGCAAGGGCGTCTGTGGTCACAAGACGGCACGCTGTCCGCGACGTTCGTGCAGGACGTGCTTGCGCGTCCTGCCAAGAGCCAAACGATGAAAGGTGCGAAATGA